The Armatimonadota bacterium genome includes a region encoding these proteins:
- a CDS encoding ABC transporter permease, translating into MQGSPRGIRDSQPPVAALGSAVLHGLSELGRAALMLAAALRWVLRGRLEVRETVAQINRIGVESVPVVLITGAFSGMVVAFQTARQLADFGGQGFVGGLVGLSLAREAAPVFTAITAAGRVGAGIAAEIGTMAVTEQIDALRVLATDPVRYLVVPRLAAAAMALPILTVFANVVGGVGGYTVATAAGISSGAFISSLQRFLWPYDLVVGLIKAVFFGLIIASVGCYRGLHATGGADGVGRATTGAVVAAIVLILVFNYFLDLIFF; encoded by the coding sequence ATGCAGGGAAGCCCCAGGGGGATCCGTGACTCGCAACCGCCGGTCGCCGCGCTCGGGAGCGCGGTCCTCCACGGTTTGTCCGAACTCGGCAGGGCCGCCCTGATGCTGGCCGCGGCGCTCCGCTGGGTACTCCGCGGCCGGCTGGAGGTCCGCGAGACGGTGGCCCAGATCAACCGCATCGGCGTCGAGTCCGTGCCGGTCGTCCTGATCACCGGCGCCTTCTCGGGCATGGTCGTGGCCTTTCAGACAGCGCGGCAGCTGGCGGATTTCGGCGGTCAAGGCTTCGTCGGCGGTCTCGTGGGCCTATCTCTGGCCCGTGAGGCCGCACCGGTCTTCACCGCGATCACCGCGGCCGGCCGGGTGGGCGCTGGGATAGCCGCGGAGATCGGCACGATGGCCGTGACCGAACAGATTGATGCCCTGCGCGTGCTGGCCACCGATCCGGTACGCTACCTTGTGGTCCCGCGGCTGGCTGCGGCGGCCATGGCGCTGCCGATCCTGACCGTCTTCGCAAACGTCGTAGGAGGGGTCGGCGGATACACCGTGGCTACCGCCGCCGGTATCAGCAGCGGCGCCTTCATATCGTCGCTCCAACGGTTTCTCTGGCCGTATGACCTCGTGGTCGGCCTGATCAAAGCGGTGTTCTTTGGGCTCATCATCGCCTCGGTGGGCTGCTACCGGGGGCTGCACGCCACCGGTGGGGCGGACGGCGTGGGACGCGCTACGACCGGCGCTGTGGTTGCAGCGATTGTGCTGATCCTGGTGTTCAACTACTTCCTGGACCTAATATTCTTCTAG
- a CDS encoding ABC transporter ATP-binding protein yields MGEEKAIEPHPPGTPGDAVIAVSDLWKSFGPTAALAGISIEVRRGEIQVIMGPSGCGKSVLLKHLVGLVKPDRGEVLVFGQPVHAMSDHELDALRIRIGVVFQSAALFDSLTVAQNVAFPLRRHRHMTEREVAGRVRDLLALVEMDGTEDLVPAALSGGMRKRVGIARALALDPPLILYDEPTSGLDPLTAHTVDGLILRLRAELGVSSVVVTHSLDSAFHLADRLAVMDSGRLTAAGTPDEILASTDPFVRRFLDTRAIEVRAS; encoded by the coding sequence ATGGGCGAGGAGAAGGCGATCGAACCTCATCCGCCGGGCACGCCGGGCGATGCGGTCATCGCCGTGTCGGATCTCTGGAAGTCGTTCGGCCCGACCGCGGCGCTGGCCGGCATTTCCATAGAGGTCCGCCGCGGCGAGATCCAGGTAATCATGGGCCCCAGCGGTTGCGGGAAGAGCGTCCTGCTCAAACACCTCGTGGGGCTAGTCAAACCCGATCGGGGCGAGGTCCTGGTTTTCGGACAGCCGGTGCACGCCATGTCGGACCACGAGCTCGACGCGCTGCGGATCCGGATCGGCGTCGTCTTTCAGTCGGCGGCCCTGTTTGACTCGCTCACCGTGGCGCAGAACGTGGCGTTCCCCCTGCGCAGACACCGCCACATGACCGAGAGGGAGGTCGCCGGGCGCGTACGCGATCTGCTGGCGCTCGTGGAGATGGACGGCACCGAGGACCTCGTGCCGGCGGCGCTCTCAGGGGGCATGCGCAAGCGCGTCGGCATCGCCCGCGCCCTGGCGCTCGACCCTCCTCTCATCCTGTATGATGAACCTACCAGCGGGCTCGACCCGCTGACCGCGCACACCGTGGACGGCCTCATCCTGCGGCTGCGGGCGGAGTTGGGGGTGAGCTCGGTGGTCGTCACCCACAGCTTGGACAGCGCCTTTCACCTGGCCGACCGGCTGGCGGTCATGGACTCCGGCCGCCTGACCGCCGCCGGCACGCCAGACGAGATCCTGGCATCCACGGACCCGTTCGTCCGGCGGTTCCTGGACACCCGTGCGATCGAGGTGAGGGCTTCATGA
- a CDS encoding MCE family protein, which produces MSMETKVGIVTLLGVVALVGSIALLRGGFAFRDPDYTLHLRVANAGGLTLGAPVHMAGIDVGRVKRLGLTPEKKADVVLSVRHGVSIPEGSRFSITSSGLLGDRMVTIIPGPPGAPALAPGSVVVGTEPLTTDELLERVVSVARRAEEALSSVNRVIGDPNLAEGLRETVLNAREASARMARAADHVERTTRTLDRTVTGEVPEIARQLRGMAEELAGAAGEVRTLVRQVAADGRTAEQVRAAVASIQKATQGIEKMVGDLSGVVNEQEVRAVRSSLAEARTAITDAKLAVGEARAVIGRADRVVERVGRILPERLELPDFRSAYRLEYAFWHDGTRLGHDVSFTLLPDAPRTYLFTWREVGGANRIGLQAGSRLDERMLFRYGLIDSHLGVGLDYKASPSISYAVDLYNINNISLNLYARYYLRPDYGITLRAQGVFSQPTFGLGMFKRF; this is translated from the coding sequence ATGAGCATGGAAACCAAGGTGGGGATCGTCACGCTGCTGGGGGTCGTCGCGCTGGTTGGATCCATCGCTTTGCTGCGCGGAGGGTTCGCATTCCGCGATCCCGACTACACCCTGCACCTCCGGGTGGCCAACGCCGGCGGTCTGACCCTGGGGGCTCCGGTGCACATGGCAGGGATCGATGTCGGCCGCGTGAAGCGACTCGGCCTCACGCCGGAGAAGAAGGCGGATGTCGTTCTCAGCGTGCGACACGGGGTTTCCATCCCGGAGGGCTCACGCTTCTCTATCACCTCCTCAGGGTTGCTGGGTGACCGTATGGTAACGATCATCCCGGGCCCGCCCGGCGCTCCGGCCCTTGCACCAGGGTCGGTGGTGGTGGGCACCGAGCCCCTGACGACCGACGAGCTGCTCGAGCGCGTGGTTTCGGTGGCCAGGCGCGCAGAGGAGGCGCTGTCGAGCGTCAACCGGGTCATAGGCGATCCGAACCTTGCCGAAGGCCTGCGCGAGACCGTGCTCAACGCGCGCGAGGCATCGGCCCGGATGGCACGCGCGGCCGACCACGTGGAGCGCACGACGCGGACGCTCGACCGCACTGTGACCGGCGAGGTCCCGGAGATAGCCAGGCAGTTGCGCGGCATGGCAGAGGAGCTGGCAGGGGCAGCCGGAGAGGTGCGGACGCTGGTCAGGCAGGTGGCGGCGGACGGTCGGACGGCAGAACAGGTTCGGGCGGCCGTGGCCTCGATCCAGAAGGCAACCCAGGGGATCGAGAAGATGGTGGGTGATCTCTCCGGCGTGGTCAACGAACAGGAGGTCCGCGCAGTGCGGTCCTCGCTGGCCGAGGCTCGGACCGCGATCACCGATGCCAAGCTGGCCGTGGGCGAGGCCCGTGCCGTGATCGGCCGCGCCGACCGCGTGGTCGAGCGGGTCGGGCGGATCCTGCCCGAACGGCTGGAACTCCCGGACTTCCGCAGCGCCTACCGGCTCGAATACGCCTTCTGGCACGACGGAACGCGCCTGGGACACGACGTGAGCTTCACTTTGCTGCCGGACGCGCCGCGCACCTACCTGTTCACGTGGCGAGAGGTCGGAGGGGCGAACCGCATCGGACTGCAGGCGGGCAGCAGGCTGGACGAGCGGATGTTGTTCCGCTACGGGCTGATAGACTCACACCTGGGTGTCGGCCTGGATTACAAAGCGTCGCCCAGCATCTCGTACGCCGTGGACCTGTACAACATCAACAACATCAGCCTGAACCTGTATGCCCGCTACTACCTCCGGCCGGATTACGGCATCACCCTGCGGGCTCAGGGCGTGTTCTCCCAGCCGACCTTCGGGCTTGGGATGTTCAAGAGGTTCTAG
- the ltaE gene encoding low-specificity L-threonine aldolase, producing MSSSALPRLEGRTARAIDLRSDTVTHPTEAMREAMARAEVGDDVYREDPTINALETLAAERAGKAAAIFVPSGTMANLLAVMAHTQKGDEVIADSEAHILHYEGGALATLAGTMPRALPTEWGCITGEQLEAALRPPNVHYPPTRLVCLENTHNRHGGTVIPLRQIEDLATTAHRHGIPVHMDGARLFNAAVALGVPAAALSAPVDSVAFCLSKGLSAPVGSLLCGESGFVDRARRFRKMLGGGMRQAGVLAAAGIVALEQMVDRLADDHRTARTLAASLAGIPGLQIDLARVQTNIVRVDLVGHEAGAVTERLREHGVWAGASGPRRIRLVTNRHIVPDDVPVVARAFQAVLAG from the coding sequence ATGAGCAGTAGCGCCCTGCCGCGGCTGGAGGGTCGCACGGCGCGCGCCATAGACCTGCGCAGCGATACCGTGACACATCCCACCGAGGCGATGAGAGAGGCAATGGCGCGCGCCGAGGTCGGCGACGACGTCTACCGTGAAGACCCCACGATCAACGCGCTGGAGACCCTGGCCGCAGAGCGCGCGGGCAAGGCCGCTGCCATCTTCGTTCCCAGCGGTACCATGGCCAACCTGCTGGCGGTCATGGCCCACACCCAGAAGGGCGACGAGGTAATCGCCGACTCCGAGGCCCACATTCTGCACTACGAGGGTGGGGCGCTAGCCACCCTTGCCGGAACCATGCCGCGAGCCCTGCCGACCGAGTGGGGGTGCATCACCGGCGAGCAGCTCGAGGCAGCGCTACGGCCGCCGAACGTGCACTATCCTCCAACGCGGCTGGTCTGCCTGGAGAACACCCACAACCGGCATGGGGGAACGGTGATTCCTCTTCGGCAGATCGAGGATCTGGCCACGACCGCCCACAGGCACGGAATACCCGTGCACATGGATGGGGCGCGGCTGTTCAACGCCGCCGTGGCGCTGGGCGTGCCGGCGGCGGCGCTGTCGGCGCCGGTTGACTCGGTGGCGTTCTGCCTGTCGAAGGGGCTCTCTGCGCCGGTGGGATCGCTGCTCTGCGGCGAGTCCGGGTTCGTGGACCGCGCAAGGCGCTTCCGCAAGATGCTCGGGGGCGGGATGCGTCAGGCCGGAGTGCTGGCCGCAGCCGGGATCGTGGCCCTGGAGCAGATGGTGGACCGTCTCGCCGACGACCACCGGACTGCGCGCACGCTGGCCGCATCTCTTGCCGGCATTCCTGGGCTGCAGATTGATCTGGCCCGCGTGCAGACCAACATCGTTCGGGTAGATCTCGTCGGCCACGAGGCCGGCGCGGTCACGGAGCGTCTGCGGGAACACGGCGTCTGGGCTGGCGCCTCGGGTCCGCGCCGGATCCGGCTTGTGACGAACCGGCATATCGTGCCCGATGACGTGCCGGTCGTGGCCAGGGCGTTCCAGGCGGTGCTGGCCGGCTAG
- a CDS encoding S-methyl-5'-thioadenosine phosphorylase, producing the protein MNEAEIGVIGGSGFYSLLEGAREVEVETPYGQPSDLVTLGEVAGRKVAFLPRHGRRHQFPPHAINYRANIAAMKQLGVTRVIGPAAAGSLQAHVRPGEFVICDQLVDRTSGRRDTFFDGPETVHVSLADPYCPQLRSVAHEVSNWLGLPAHPAGTVVVIQGPRFSTRAESRWFRAAGWEVINMTQYPEALLAREAELCYLNISLITDYDVGVEGDPQASPVSAEEVLRSFQANLPRLRDLILGVVAAVPGERTCRCGSALVGAGS; encoded by the coding sequence ATGAACGAGGCAGAGATCGGCGTCATCGGTGGCTCAGGATTCTACTCGCTTCTTGAGGGCGCGCGGGAGGTAGAGGTCGAGACCCCGTACGGGCAGCCCAGCGACCTGGTCACCCTGGGTGAGGTCGCGGGCCGAAAGGTGGCGTTCCTTCCCAGGCACGGCCGGCGACACCAGTTTCCGCCGCATGCCATCAACTACCGTGCGAACATCGCGGCAATGAAGCAGCTTGGGGTGACCCGCGTCATTGGACCGGCGGCCGCGGGCAGCCTGCAGGCCCATGTCCGTCCGGGCGAGTTCGTCATCTGCGATCAACTCGTGGACCGAACCAGCGGCAGGCGCGATACCTTCTTTGACGGGCCGGAGACCGTGCACGTCAGCCTGGCCGATCCCTACTGCCCGCAGCTCCGGAGCGTGGCGCATGAGGTGTCCAACTGGTTGGGCCTCCCCGCGCACCCGGCGGGCACCGTGGTCGTCATACAGGGCCCCAGGTTCTCGACCAGGGCAGAAAGCCGCTGGTTCCGCGCGGCCGGCTGGGAGGTCATCAACATGACCCAGTATCCAGAGGCCCTCCTGGCCCGGGAGGCCGAACTCTGCTACCTGAACATCTCGTTGATAACCGACTATGATGTGGGCGTGGAGGGCGACCCGCAGGCCTCACCCGTCAGCGCGGAAGAGGTGCTCCGCAGCTTTCAGGCCAACCTTCCCCGGCTGCGGGATCTGATACTGGGCGTGGTGGCCGCGGTGCCTGGCGAGCGGACGTGCCGCTGTGGGTCAGCGCTGGTCGGTGCCGGATCGTAG
- a CDS encoding NAD-dependent deacylase: MGAPEAASMVRAAGGAIVFTGAGMSTESGLPDFRSESGLWAGVDPIAVASRRTLERRPEIFYTFYRERLSSLAGAAPNAGHRALAAMERAGWVKAVVTQNVDGLHQAAGSCRVIELHGNLRESVCIGCGDLGHAAQLRAALEAGSLPRCTSCGGLLKPNVVLFDELLPEEAWQAAVRAARASRLMLVVGSSLQVTPAAYLPLEVLEGGGRLIIVNHEPTPYDDRAAITIRASAGGVLAEIAALLGQDGAAGAEK; the protein is encoded by the coding sequence ATGGGCGCGCCTGAGGCGGCCTCGATGGTCAGGGCGGCCGGAGGAGCAATCGTCTTCACCGGCGCCGGCATGAGCACCGAGTCGGGCCTTCCCGACTTCCGGTCGGAGTCCGGCCTGTGGGCAGGAGTGGACCCCATCGCGGTTGCGTCACGCCGTACGCTCGAGCGTCGCCCTGAGATCTTCTACACCTTCTACCGCGAGCGGCTCAGTTCACTGGCCGGCGCGGCTCCCAACGCCGGGCACCGTGCTCTTGCGGCGATGGAGCGCGCAGGATGGGTGAAGGCCGTGGTCACGCAGAATGTGGACGGCCTCCACCAGGCAGCAGGATCCTGCCGCGTCATCGAACTGCACGGCAACCTGCGGGAGTCGGTGTGCATCGGGTGTGGAGACCTGGGGCACGCCGCGCAACTGCGCGCCGCCCTGGAGGCCGGCAGCCTTCCGCGCTGCACGTCTTGCGGCGGGCTCCTGAAGCCCAACGTGGTCCTCTTCGACGAACTTCTTCCAGAGGAAGCGTGGCAGGCCGCGGTGCGGGCGGCCCGTGCCAGCCGCCTGATGCTCGTTGTGGGCTCATCGCTTCAGGTTACGCCTGCGGCCTACCTGCCCCTGGAAGTGCTGGAGGGCGGCGGCAGGCTCATCATCGTCAACCACGAGCCGACGCCGTACGACGACCGGGCCGCGATCACGATCCGGGCGAGCGCAGGGGGCGTGCTTGCGGAGATCGCGGCCCTGCTCGGGCAGGATGGGGCTGCAGGAGCAGAGAAATAG
- a CDS encoding DUF2088 domain-containing protein, which translates to MTAFPEMHPVRRRLPGARIPDVEEATLQALARLEMAPRIRGKRIALTAGSRGIAQIAVVLRAAVDYLRCCGADPLVVAAMGSHGGGTSEGQRRLLAHLGITQETVGATISTRMETVVIGHTPDGLAVFCDRAAAGCDGILVINRIKPHTIFFEPFGSGLMKMLGVGLGKVEGAEQIHRQGLTALPEAIRAMAQVYLDRGMVVGGLAVVENARDEPAIVEALSPHELVEGEVALFARAREMMPRLPVDNLDVLVVDQVGKNFSGTGMDPNIIGRMRIPGFPEPASPRIGRIVALRLSPESEGNANGIGLADLTTQRLVNAIDREITNLNAITSTFITRSFIPITLSCDRDAIAAAFKTLGIVEPRGARVVRIPNTLHLERLLVSRVVSEEMRGQEGVEIGESREWPFGPDGWLTDL; encoded by the coding sequence ATGACAGCATTTCCGGAGATGCATCCTGTGCGCCGGCGCCTGCCCGGCGCACGGATTCCCGATGTCGAGGAGGCGACCCTTCAGGCACTGGCGCGCCTGGAGATGGCTCCGCGGATCAGGGGGAAGCGCATCGCGCTCACCGCGGGCAGCCGGGGGATCGCCCAGATCGCGGTTGTGCTGCGGGCCGCGGTGGACTACCTGCGTTGCTGCGGGGCCGATCCGCTGGTCGTGGCCGCCATGGGCAGCCACGGCGGCGGTACGAGCGAGGGGCAGCGGCGGTTGCTCGCGCATCTTGGCATTACCCAGGAGACCGTGGGCGCAACGATCTCCACGCGCATGGAGACCGTTGTCATCGGGCACACGCCGGACGGCCTGGCCGTCTTCTGCGACCGCGCCGCCGCCGGCTGCGATGGGATACTGGTGATCAACCGCATCAAGCCCCACACGATCTTCTTCGAGCCGTTTGGCAGCGGCCTCATGAAGATGCTCGGGGTCGGCCTCGGCAAGGTGGAAGGGGCAGAGCAGATCCACCGGCAGGGGCTGACCGCACTGCCGGAAGCGATCCGCGCAATGGCACAGGTCTACCTTGATCGCGGCATGGTCGTGGGAGGGCTGGCCGTCGTTGAGAATGCGCGCGACGAGCCCGCGATAGTCGAGGCGCTCTCACCGCACGAACTGGTGGAGGGAGAGGTTGCGCTCTTTGCCAGGGCGCGCGAGATGATGCCACGCCTGCCCGTGGACAACCTGGATGTCCTCGTGGTGGACCAGGTCGGCAAGAACTTCTCCGGCACCGGGATGGACCCCAACATCATCGGGCGGATGCGCATCCCCGGATTCCCAGAGCCCGCTTCTCCCCGGATCGGCCGCATCGTGGCCCTGCGCCTCTCGCCCGAGTCCGAGGGCAATGCCAACGGCATCGGTCTTGCCGACCTCACAACGCAGCGTCTGGTGAATGCCATAGACCGGGAGATCACGAACCTGAACGCCATTACGAGCACGTTCATAACCAGATCGTTCATTCCCATCACCCTCTCATGCGACCGCGACGCGATAGCAGCCGCGTTCAAGACGCTGGGCATCGTTGAACCTCGGGGGGCCAGGGTGGTGCGCATTCCGAACACCCTACACCTGGAGCGCCTGTTGGTATCCCGGGTCGTGTCCGAGGAGATGCGGGGCCAGGAAGGGGTCGAGATCGGCGAGAGCCGGGAGTGGCCGTTCGGCCCGGACGGGTGGCTGACCGACCTGTGA